In Macadamia integrifolia cultivar HAES 741 chromosome 1, SCU_Mint_v3, whole genome shotgun sequence, a single window of DNA contains:
- the LOC122060543 gene encoding MDIS1-interacting receptor like kinase 2-like: protein MLSTDQVVAVKKLHQPLPDECENANIQTFRNEICALTKLRHRNIVKLYGFCSSAQHSLLVYEYFERGSLAKILQNNELASEMDWIKKVNVIKGVANALSYMHHDCSPPIIHRDISSNNILLDEEYEACVSDFGITRLLKPDSSNWTSQVGTWGYVAPELAYTMKVTRKCDVYSFGVLTLEMLMGRHPK, encoded by the exons ATGCTGTCAACTGATCAAGTAGTCGCTGTGAAAAAGCTTCACCAACCATTACCTGATGAGTGTGAGAATGCCAACATACAAACATTTAGAAATGAGATTTGTGCATTGACAAAACTGCGACACAGAAACATTGTGAAGCTATATGGTTTTTGTTCATCTGCGCAGCACTCCCTTCTAGTTTATGAGTATTTTGAGAGAGGAAGTTTGGCTAAGATCCTCCAGAACAATGAGCTTGCATCAGAAATGGATTGGATAAAAAAGGTTAATGTTATTAAAGGTGTGGCAAATGCTTTGTCTTACATGCACCATGATTGTTCACCACCAATCATTCACCGCGACATATCGAGCAACAATATTTTGTTGGATGAAGAATATGAGGCATGTGTGTCTGACTTTGGCATCACTAGACTTTTAAAGCCCGATTCATCCAATTGGACTTCTCAAGTAGGGACATGGGGATATGTTGCTCCAG AGCTTGCCTACACAATGAAGGTGACTCGAAAATGTGATGTTTATAGCTTTGGGGTATTGACATTAGAAATGTTGATGGGAAGACATCCAAAATGA
- the LOC122079320 gene encoding guanine nucleotide-binding protein subunit beta-like protein translates to MAESLVLRGVMKGHSDMVTAIATPIDNSDMIVSSSRDKSVLVWHLTKEESAYGVPRRRLTGHSHFVQDVVLSSDGQFALSGSWDGELRLWDLNTGVTTRRFVGHTKDVLSVAFSIDNRQIVSASRDRSIKLWNTLGECKYTIQDENSHTNWVSCVRFSPNTFQPTIVSGSWDRTVKVWNLTNCKLRCTLAGHGGYVNTVAVSPDGSLCASGGKDGVTLLWDLAEGKRLYSLDAGAIIHSLCFSPNRYWLCAATQESVKIWDLESKSIVQDLKPDAPTGKNQMLYCTSLSWSADGSTLFTGYTDGTIRVWGIGRY, encoded by the exons ATGGCGGAATCTCTGGTGCTTAGAGGGGTGATGAAGGGTCACTCAGACATGGTGACCGCGATCGCCACTCCCATCGACAACTCGGACATGATCGTCTCTTCTTCTCGTGACAAATCGGTCCTTGTCTGGCATCTCACGAAGGAGGAAAGCGCATACGGTGTCCCTCGTCGCCGTCTAACCGGCCATTCTCACTTTGTCCAAGACGTCGTTCTCTCGTCTGACGGTCAGTTCGCTCTCTCTGGTTCCTGGGACGGCGAGCTTAGACTCTGGGATCTCAACACTGGTGTCACTACTCGTCGTTTCGTTGGACACACCAAGGATGTCCTCTCCGTTGCATTCTCAATCGACAATCGTCAGATCGTTTCGGCTTCCCGTGACCGATCGATCAAGCTGTGGAACACACTTGGCGAATGCAAGTACACCATTCAAGACGAGAATAGCCACACCAATTGGGTTAGCTGTGTGAGATTCAGTCCTAACACATTCCAGCCCACCATCGTTTCTGGATCTTGGGATCGCACCGTCAAGGTCTGGAATCTCACCAATTGTAAGCTTCGCTGCACATTGGCTGGTCATGGTGGGTATGTGAACACAGTTGCGGTTTCCCCTGATGGGTCTCTGTGTGCCAGTGGTGGGAAGGATGGTGTGACGCTGCTATGGGACTTAGCTGAGGGAAAGAGGCTTTATTCGCTCGATGCTGGGGCTATTATTCATTCTCTATGCTTCAGTCCGAATAGGTATTGGCTTTGCGCGGCCACGCAGGAGAGTGTTAAGATTTGGGATCTGGAGAGCAAGAGCATTGTTCAGGACTTGAAACCCGACGCACCCACTGGCAAGAATCAG ATGTTGTATTGTACCAGCTTGAGTTGGAGCGCAGATGGAAGCACCTTGTTCACTGGTTACACCGATGGTACAATAAGGGTTTGGGGAATCGGACGCTATTAG
- the LOC122060469 gene encoding MDIS1-interacting receptor like kinase 2-like → MAGNNITGKIPPELGMLTQLGQLDLSSNYLVGEIPKEFGELTSLLNLSLSDNQLSGSLPLEVGRLNSLIYLDLSTTTLNGNIPKEIGNCSRLLYLDLSNKKFYGSIPFQIGNLVYLQLRLDLSQNRFSGEILSQFKNLGSLEMLNLSHNKLSGTIFSAFDGMSSLTSIDISYNEFEGPIPNNRAFQNATIEALRNNKALCGNASGLQPCKLSFPEGEKERPDHKILIAVMVPLLGVLFLLFAFVSIACIVYRRERIIETGQRTTTNDTDLFSIWNYDGRIVYQEIVEATEDFDAKYCIGTG, encoded by the coding sequence ATGGCTGGGAACAATATAACTGGTAAGATACCTCCAGAGCTTGGGATGTTAACTCAACTGGGTCAacttgatctttcttcaaattaCCTGGTGGGAGAAATTCCTAAGGAATTTGGTGAGTTGACATCCTTGCTAAATCTTAGCTTGAGTGACAACCAACTTTCTGGCAGTTTACCATTAGAAGTTGGAAGGCTAAACAGCCTAATATATCTTGACTTGTCAACAACCACTTTGAATGGAAACATACCAAAAGAAATAGGGAACTGCTCCCGTTTATTATATCTTGATTTAAGCAACAAAAAATTTTATGGAAGCATTCCATTTCAAATTGGCAATCTAGTTTACCTTCAACTTCGATTGGACCTTAGTCAAAACAGGTTCAGTGGAGAGATATTGTCACAGTTTAAAAATTTAGGGAGCTTGGAAATGTTAAATCTCTCCCACAATAAACTCTCAGGTACTATTTTCTCTGCATTCGATGGAATGTCTAGCTTGACATCCATTGATATATCTTATAATGAGTTCGAGGGTCCGATTCCAAACAACAGAGCCTTTCAAAATGCTACAATAGAAGCTTTGAGAAACAACAAAGCATTGTGTGGCAATGCAAGTGGCCTGCAACCTTGCAAATTATCCTTTCCggaaggagaaaaggaaagaccAGACCACAAAATCCTGATTGCTGTCATGGTTCCATTGTTAGGTGTGCTATTTCTTCTGTTTGCTTTTGTTAGTATTGCTTGTATTGTCTACCGAAGGGAAAGAATTATTGAGACAGGCcaaagaacaacaacaaatgatACAGATTTATTTTCAATATGGAATTATGATGGAAGAATAGTATATCAAGAAATTGTTGAAGCAACTGAGGATTTTGATGCCAAATATTGCATTGGGACGGGGTGA
- the LOC122058740 gene encoding uncharacterized protein LOC122058740: MRLPQGLATSIRLWNRGVFQRSVNQSCLPRSGGLPPPGSLPEAKALSTLPIAFPADIFLSPSSDPEGVRISLLLLLLLLQVLSAVGGIPVSVPTLCQGTHLAYNCYKYSDLDPSPI; encoded by the exons ATGCGTCTGCCTCAAGGACTCGCCACCTCCATTCGTCTCTGGAATCGGGGGGTCTTCCAGAGGTCCGTCAATCAGAGTTGTCTACCTCGATCAGGCGGCCTGCCTCCTCCGGGATCGTTGCCTGAGGCCAAAGCTCTCTCAACTTTACCAATTGCATTCCCAGCCGACATATTCCTCTCACCCTCCTCGGATCCCGAGGGCGTGAGAAtatctctccttcttcttcttcttcttcttcaag TGCTTTCTGCAGTGGGTGGAATCCCGGTATCAGTGCCAACACTTTGTCAAGGTACTCATCTTGCTTATAACTGTTATAAATACTCAGATCTTGATCCAAGTCCAATCTGA
- the LOC122060375 gene encoding potassium transporter 5-like yields the protein MADAVEGIPERNDDQGKNQKGLGRVDSLHLEAGRVSNLSIKSHQGKQASLESTLALAFQCIGVVYGDIGTSPLYVYSSTFTNGIKHKDDLLGVLSLIIYTITLLTLIKYVFIVLWANDNGDGGTFAVYSKICRHVKVSLIPNYQQEDAELSNYSIEVPSRNMKRAQYIKRLMENSQVVRVLLFLCAIVGTSMVMGDGVLTPAISVLSAVVGIQVQVPSLSQNTIVGISIAILVVLFVFQRFGTDKVGFTFAPMICVWFVFIGGIGIYNLFKHDISILRAFNPKYIIDYFKRNGKDGYTSLGGVLLCITGTEAMFADLGHFSVRAIQISFGGFVYPALVLAYIGQAAYLTKYPGNYATVFYDSIPGPLYWPQFVVAVIASVIASQAMISGAFSIIAQSQSLGCFPKVKVIHTSKKYEGQVYIPEVNYALMIGCIIVTAAFKNTTNIGNAYGICVVTVMVITTSLVSLIMLVIWKINILWIGLFFVIYALIELVYLSSVVYKFVQGGWLPLAFAAFLVTMMCIWHYVYKEKYMFELKNKVSSDFMRDLAIHPNINRVPGIGLLFSELVQGIPPIFPHFISNIPSIHSVLVFVSIKHIPVCTVLMEERFLFRQVGPREYRMFRCVVRYGYKDSFDKAEEFERQLVQHMKEFVIHENFMNKEELVEQNNPHPTHQLPSASIPPVMHPQSTNSSGQIVSGPILGAQDETQFIDKAMEKGVVYLFGEPEVVAKPKSSLFKMMIVNYAYNFLRKNFRQGQDIMSIPPTKVLKVGMIYEI from the exons ATGGCAGATGCAGTTGAGGGAATTCCAGAGAGAAATGATGACCAAGGGAAGAATCAGAAAGGGCTTGGCCGAGTAGATTCCCTTCACTTGGAGGCTGGAAGAGTCTCTAACTTGTCCATCAAAAGCCACCAAGGAAAG CAAGCAAGTTTGGAATCAACATTGGCATTAGCATTCCAGTGCATTGGAGTTGTGTATGGAGACATTGGCACATCTCCACTGTATGTGTATTCCAGCACCTTCACAAACGGCATTAAACACAAAGATGACTTACTTGGCGTCTTGTCTCTCATCATTTACACTATCACACTTCTAACCTTGATTAAATATGTTTTTATCGTCCTATGGGCTAACGACAACGGTGATG GGGGAACTTTCGCGGTTTATTCCAAGATATGCCGCCATGTTAAGGTGAGCTTAATTCCAAATTATCAGCAAGAGGATGCAGAGCTGTCCAACTATAGCATAGAAGTCCCTTCCAGGAATATGAAGAGAGCTCAGTATATAAAAAGGTTGATGGAGAACAGTCAAGTAGTTCGCGTCTTGCTGTTCCTGTGCGCTATTGTTGGTACTTCCATGGTGATGGGAGATGGGGTTCTCACTCCAGCAATCTCAG tgcTTTCTGCAGTGGTTGGAATCCAAGTACAAGTGCCATCTCTTAGTCAAA ATACCATTGTTGGAATTTCTATAGCGATCTTGGTCGTTCTGTTTGTATTTCAACGATTCGGAACAGACAAAGTCGGTTTTACATTTGCCCCTATGATCTGTGTATGGTTTGTTTTCATTGGTGGCATCGGTATCTACAACTTGTTCAAGCATGATATTAGTATTTTACGCGCTTTCAATCCAAAGTACATCATTGATTATttcaaaagaaatggaaaagatgGATATACATCTCTTGGAGGGGTTCTTTTGTGCATCACAG GAACAGAAGCAATGTTTGCAGACTTGGGTCACTTCAGTGTCCGCGCCATTCAA ATTAGTTTCGGCGGATTTGTTTATCCAGCATTAGTATTGGCTTACATTGGGCAAGCTGCATATCTCACCAAATACCCCGGAAATTATGCTACTGTTTTCTATGACTCTATTCCTG GTCCATTATACTGGCCACAATTTGTTGTAGCTGTTATCGCATCTGTTATTGCGAGCCAAGCTATGATATCTGGAGCATTCTCAATTATAGCTCAATCTCAAAGTCTTGGATGCTTCCCAAAGGTTAAGGTGATTCATACTTCAAAGAAGTATGAAGGGCAGGTTTACATCCCTGAGGTGAACTATGCACTCATGATTGGCTGCATTATTGTCACAGCTGCCTTCAAGAACACAACAAACATTGGCAATGCATATG GTATTTGTGTGGTTACTGTAATGGTGATCACAACATCTTTGGTCAGTCTCATAATGCTTGTCATATGGAAGATAAACATTCTGTGGATTGGCCTCTTCTTCGTGATTTACGCTTTAATAGAGCTAGTATATCTATCCTCTGTGGTATATAAGTTCGTACAAGGCGGATGGCTTCCGTTGGCATTTGCTGCATTTCTTGTGACCATGATGTGTATATGGCACTATGTCTACAAAGAGAAATACATGTTTGAGCTGAAAAACAAGGTCTCTAGTGATTTTATGAGAGATTTGGCCATCCACCCAAATATAAACAGGGTGCCTGGAATTGGACTTCTATTTTCTGAGCTTGTTCAAGGCATTCCGCCGATATTTCCTCACTTCATTTCAAACATTCCATCCATCCATTCAGTTCTAGTGTTTGTCTCAATAAAGCACATCCCAGTCTGTACAGTGTTAATGGAGGAACGTTTTCTATTCCGTCAGGTTGGGCCCCGAGAGTACAGGATGTTCCGCTGTGTTGTTAGGTATGGCTACAAGGATAGCTTTGATAAAGCAGAGGAGTTTGAGCGACAGCTAGTCCAACACATGAAAGAATTTGTAATTCATGAAAACTTCATGAACAAAGAGGAATTAGTAGAACAGAACAATCCACACCCAACACATCAGCTCCCGTCGGCATCAATTCCTCCAGTGATGCATCCTCAATCAACAAATTCTTCAGGCCAAATTGTCAGTGGACCAATCCTTGGAGCACAAGATGAGACACAATTCATCGACAAAGCAATGGAGAAAGGAGTAGTGTATCTCTTTGGTGAACCAGAAGTCGTAGCAAAACCGAAATCCTCTCTCTTCAAAATGATGATAGTCAATTATGCCTATAACTTCTTGAGGAAGAACTTTAGGCAAGGACAGGACATAATGTCCATTCCACCAACAAAGGTTCTCAAAGTTGGAATGATATATGAAATTTGA